Within Paramormyrops kingsleyae isolate MSU_618 chromosome 24, PKINGS_0.4, whole genome shotgun sequence, the genomic segment gtccatgaaggtgggtgatgatagcacgtccgagtgtaaatagctttgcaactggttatgctttccattgattgttgcgagtaaattatcgccgcttgtgataatatttcgtaactttttatatttccttgcttcttttatgtattattgcttcttttctatatatattcatacctttgcacctaatactattagctataagatatatattatttgatatccgttgtagtacgagttattttgcattgccttcaatatgatagctcggtattggtgttaatgtgagatcattttgtattacttattaaagtgtatttgagtgaacctaagcgtgcctgtttgttccttcgagagccctatatccctctctcatccattttaagacatgtggatgcatgcatgtatattaTATCACCATAATCTAATACTGGTAGGAAAGTGCTCAGTACTAATCGCTTTCTGGCAGTAAAAGGAAagcattttttccccaaacgATAATAAAAACCTAATTTAGGACGAAGCTTTTTCAATATACTTTCTATATTGACTCCAAATGACAGCTGGTCATCAAGCCAGATTCCAAGATATTTGTAAGAGTTTACCCTTTCTAGTTTAGTGCcatatagtgttaaaagagtaTACAGAGGAAGAGCATGagcgattaaaaaaaaaaatcataaaatttagttttttttttagcatttaacaCGAGTTTCGATTTGAGAAGGGTTAATTGTAAGAAGTTGAATGCACGCTCTAAGGAATCCATTGCTACTTGCAATGATGATGCAGTTGTATAAAGAATTGTATCAGAATATAGGTGAATTTTTGCTGGGTCTAAACCCATGCACATATTTATGTAAAGAGAATAAAacaggtcctaaaattgaaccttgTGGCACACCAGTTTTTACTGCAAGTAATGTAGATCTAAAACCTTCTATTGCTACATTTAAATAGTTGGAGAACCAGTCCAAAACAATGCTACTAAAACTTATAGCCTGTAATCTTTGTAAAGGAAGACCATGGtcaacagtatcaaatgctTTTGTTAAATCTATAAATAGTGCAGAACATGATTTTTTGTTGTCCAAAGCAGTGATTATATCATTTGTGACAGAAGTTAATGCAGTTATTGTACTGTGGCCCTGTCTAAAACCAGACTGACTAGggaataaaatattattttcagaCAAAAAGGTTTTAAGTTGTTCTTTTATAATAGATTCAAATAATTTAGCTATAACAGACAACCAGGAAATAGGACgataattgtgtgtgtgcacttgtgttgtgttgtgcgcctgttgaagcggttgatttgatttgaattatctgtaaagtatatttgagtgtttgtgtgccagcacggttacgtgggtcgttgtttcatttttaacttatttttacgtgtgtacttgtctgtccttgttaattgacagcgtgagtgttaccgacaacTGCGGGCACGAGCGGCGTTTCTGtgtgcgtccttcgcatcaaacacccgcgggtaatattatcgaacatcggtaacattaactctaaaaggacagttgctccggagcttatTATTTGGGTTATAGTTATAACTGTTTGCTGTTTCCTGTGTGCTGTTTCCTGCGTGAGCGAGACTGGTTGCTACCGCACGAACTTTTAAACTATAACTATAACCCAAATAATAAGTTATAATTAAGCAATCGGATAAATCTTGGCAAGCTTAATAGTCTCCTGATAATCTTCCAAATCCACGATGGATTAATTGCCTCCGCCCCCGGAGTTTTTCCCCGCTAAACGTAAGTATATCACTATGGCTCCTGTCGTTTGCTCCGAGTGCAGTATGTCtagttattcttctcccgtCATTAGCGGTACGTTTGTCTGTGATAAGTGTAAGCTAGTTgccaggctgacggagaagatcgcagacttagagggacgcatccggacgttacgggagattcaggagagtgagagttttattgacgcagtgttagcggctccggatatgtccgTTATAGTGAGCCAGTCTCCCCCGGCTCCGACAGCAGGGccttcgcagcaaggcgagtgggtgacgacccggcggcatagccGTAAATCCAAACAGCactcacaccggcaccattcacccattcgcgtttccaacaggttctccccactcagtgaaacacccactgagccgcctgttgaaagcgctctggtaatcggtgattctatgctaagaaacgtgagagtagcgactccagtggccgtagttaattgtctccctggtgccagagcgaccgacatcttatcaaacttaaaagtgctggctaagagtaaacgtaagtattcgcatattgttatccacgtcggcacaaatgatgtccgattgaggcaatcggagatcactaaagcaaatttcatagcggtgtgcagccttgcgaagaagatgtccgcgtcagtaacatgctctggccccatccctgctagacgtggcgacgaaatgtacagcagattatcgtcgctgcatcgctggctgtcggaatggtgcccgataaatggtgtgggttatatagaccattggtggacattctggggtaggccttggcttttgaagagggacgtgggctggtgccgatctatcaaaaagcatagctcacagtcttagggcagattgctgactaaccagagccaagccaaggcggcaggcaaaatggcttaaccgaccgcctgctagtcgcttagagtcgtcacccaggcttcatattattgagactgtctgttccccgcggtttTAATTGTGGAGGGTCATTCCATCGTAGTTCGTGTCTTACaaaccttagagaaattagacctatttcaactctggatagtaggtgtaatgcaaacctaaaacttggactcctgaacattagatcgctggctcctaagacattgctcgtaaatgaaatcattactgattccaatcttagtgccctatgtcttactgagacttggctaaaaccgaatgagttcatggcactaaatgaatccactccagctgaaTATAGCTATAGGCATAATCCTCGACCcgatcgcaaaggtggcggagttgctgcaatatttaagaccgacctaggagtgcgtgaaaatactggttatagctttagtacgtttgaatttattattccaAGTCTTGCtagcacatctaagtgtagttctacacctccaatcaccattgccattgtgtatagactgccaggcccctatagcaatttccttaaggaatttgcagatttcttaacaagcttggtggttactaccgacaaggccttgattgttggtgattttaatattcatatggaaaatgaaagtgatcaagtaacaaaagcatttactaccattcttgactctgtcggtgtacatcagaatgtaactgggccaactcatgcctgtaaccacaccctagacctgattcttagtcatggtgtcctggtagaacacataattatccctcagaaccctctactttcagatcattaccttttaaacatttcaaatacaacataactcccatagcctcattatccgctgcaacttttctggaacagctcccacagtcctttaacataacctctgaagtgtcatgcgtaaatgaacttgaacaggtaaccgtgaacatggtagaatcatttcgtaccactcttgatcatgtagcaccactcaagaaaataaaacagagataagaaacctgtcccctggtactctaaccgtacacgtgaacttaaacaagcttcacgaaagctagaacgcaaatggcggtcaacaaaattagaagtttttagatttgcctggaaagagagcctgtctaagtatagacatgcactaatgactgctaggtctatgtatctctctaaactaatagaaaataaaaccaatcctaaattcctatttgaatctgtatctaggttaacaaagaatcgttcaatgttaaactcacaagtcccagaagctcttggtagtgatgcctttattgcgttttttaataataaaataaccacgattagacataccatcacgagcacgcccacggttgcacacaaccaccaatcctctgctagcgctagtgttattagtactaatgataacatctttgaatgtttcactcctgtagtgcagacagaactccttcagttaatttcctcttgcaaacccactactagccttgttgacccaatacccaccaatctacttaaggaaattgcaccactgattagcactacattgttaaatttgttaaacttcttagtcttggatatgttcctaaatcttttaaaatggctgttattagacctatcctaaagaaaccaaatcttgaacctagtgacttaggaaactatagacccatctcaaatcttcccttcatttctaaaattctagagaaagttgttgctcaccagctgtcttctccaagataataatgctaacgagctatatcagtctggtttcagacccaataatagcacagaaacggccttagtcaaagtgataaacgacttgcttatggcttccgaccgtggctgtatatcgctattattcttactggatctaactgcagcattcgatactgtagaccataatattcttttggaccggttggaaacattgattggcattaaagggacagcactactgtggtttcattcgtatttaactgatcgttaccagtttgtccatgtaaacaatgagtcatccatagccactaaagtaagatatggtgtcccgcagggatcagtgttgggcccactactgttcaatctatatatgctaccgcttggtaacaatTAGAAATTAcaatgttaattttcattgttatgctgatgatacacaattgtatctgtcaaacctagtgacacatcccagctctcttctttagccgactgtctgctagacatccgttgttggatggcaaggaatttcctcatgttaaatactgaaaaaactgaggtccttttaaatcggtcctaaggaggtctgcaataagtttgtaaaccccaaccctagcggcctccctactcaatttaaaacagtggtcagaaatcttggtgtcctggtagactccgacctctgcttcagtgctcacataaatagcattaccagtacggcattttaccatctacggaacatagccaagcttcggaagatgctttcctttcaagatgcagaaaaactaatacatgcctttataacttctagattggactactgcaatgccctcctttcgggttgtccatctggatccctacataaacttcagttagtacaaaatgcagctgccagagttctcacaaaaactaaaaaatctgatcacattagccctatcctgtcttccctgcactggctaccggtcaagtttaggattgattacaaattattgctattgacctacaaaactctgaatggccttgcaccacaatatgttaatgatcttctggtcccttacgacccttctcgcctgctttgttcacaaggagcaggatatctattagttcctaaagtagacagggctacggcaggctgcagagcattctcctacagagctccgcagctgtggaatggtctcccggcggatgtgcgggattcaggcacactctcgcttttcaagtctagattaaaaacgcacttgtatagcttagcgtataggaaacctagttctggttccagctagtccctcactcccagtcagactaacagtatgaggtgaggagctgggtggggatcggtgtcattggctttggataaactgaggcgtcagtgctgtcactctagctttacactagagtgctgatgttcagggagtccccatgcctgtgttcccgcctgtctctccctctttctcatgctgctatacccagatctgccggagcctagacgaatattgcactcgatcagtttgcttgcactgcctctaggtttcctcaactgtgactaatacacaattttttcttacttcctccctcaccccttctggggtgtgctccctggagcacaatgtcgttgaagaatttatgcctctgctgcctacaagacaattacctccaccaccggcaactaccctccaacctgcctgcccttggctcaacacgatgcctcgccatccttccctgcggctgtgcctctattaatcctgccatcgtgcatcaagcaccacgtgcctgcaccggtcggccgctgcattgaaacatatttcaacccctgtattagcttagtcatttcatcttgtttgtttgactcatctgccggcccctggaggatgggctccccctttgggtctggttcctcccaaggtttcttcctcttagggagtttttccttgccaccgttgcctttggcttactcaatggggggtccttacgaggcagaaatgtaaagcgcattgagacaatgtaatgttgtgataatgcgctatataaataaaattgaattgaaaattgaattgaatttgctcggtcgccggtcagggccgggaggacattttccactttttttcccgctccggcagtagcctgctttgagagggttttttgtggttttttggcctccctagagcaacttcgctttagtttagctaaacgtggttcagcaggaagttaatctcgggtaagtaattgttaatttggttattttaaaagtttaatttaaaaaggttgttatcgctgacgctgccggataatttataataaagtaccgatttaacgcaagtgttaaatttagtgttttagtgtactcggcactttgttttaactatacgttaattagatcaactaaaagtttaaatactctatattaatatactgggctgggagtaaaggacgggtacatagtgagttaggtaattatgggaccagctcagtgttgtgtttgcaagatgtttgcccttctggatgcttgcgtccagtcggacttcatctgcgagcgatgtaggttagttgactcactcatggtccaggttcgtgacctagaggagcgactggctctcatccaacataacaatgagttaaaggagagagttaatacgccttctagggagactgtgtgtacatcacaagcggggaggggggagaatgatgaacaggtaggtcgagagagctgggtgaacgtaggtcgtagacgtagaaaagggcatacacaattcacagaggcggcatcacctgaagtaacggtgtctaactgctttcaggtgcttccagctttagagccggaagagactggggaggcaggtgggcccttgggcaccaaggagccacctaaccccagtaggagggaggttgtggtagtaggggattcaattataagaggtgtagatagttatgtgtgcacctgtgatagagggtcccgtacggtgtcttgcctgcttggtgcccaggtaggggaccttccagatcgagtggacaggcttttggccccagccggggtggatccagtggtcgtggtgcatgttggcatcaatgacataggaaagggcaggagggctgttctgcaggataaatttatagaagtcgaggataagcttagaagcagaacgtccatggtggtattctctgggaTACTTcggtgccacgtgcaagtcaggcaaagttagctgagataaggggattaaatgcgtggctaaaatggtggtgtaggaaagaggggttcaggtttatggggcacttgaagaccttctggaacaggtgggacctgttcaagccggacgggttgcatctgaaccataggggaaccagtgtattggggaggcgtatgtgcagaatagttgaggaatgtttaaactagggactgggggggcagggaggtcagttaagaatttatggggggagagacggaaagcccaaataaatattaaaagtagacactgtaaaaggcctaccattagtggtctgtatttgaatgctaggagtattagaaacaaaattaatgacttagaggctttaatttcttcagacaattacgacattataggaataactgaaacatggatgagtgacaatgatggtgatgaatataatatggatggttatgcgttgttccgtagagaccggataggcaagaagggaggtggtgttgcagtatacgtaaaagaaaacttgcaggcaagggatctcactgataaaaataaaaattcagaagctgtatggataaaacttgatgctaaagattcaaatggcctaattgtcggggtttgttatagagcacctacagtaatgtagctgcagaggaaagcagaatgttatatgatgatatcaggattatgagtaataaaaatgatggtggttatgggtgattttaatttacctgggatacagtgggacacagtctctggctcttctgtaaatgaacttgaggtggtggaattagtacaggattgtatttttactcagtttgttaatactcctaccaggggagaagcccttcttgatcttgttctctctaataaccaggataggattggaaaattagaggttttagacccattgtacggtagtgatcataacatggttaaattcaaggttaattttagtgtccgaagagcaaagtcgaaattaaaagtattcaatgttaggaaggctaactttaatggtatgagacggaaattagaaactaaACTGGAcaggagttaaataacaaaacagttgaagaggcatgggaatttttcaaaagcacattgttgcaagtgcaagaggacttcatacctgtttccagcaaaactaaatctaggaaatgacaaccaaggtggtttactaaggaaattaaaaataaagtcaggaggaaaagggctctgttccacaattggaaaataactaatgatttcaaaattaagcaggagtatctaagtctacaggcagagttaaaaaatgacattaggctttccaagagggatgtagaaagaaattgcattggaggctaagcatgacagtaaaggtttcttccaatattttaactccaagagagcactaaaagctgaaatcactaatttgcaggatagtaagggacttataattgataatgaaattgatatagtaaatgagtttaatgattatttttcaagggtgttcacaatggagaacacaagtaacttaccaccaattaatacgaatacagcatcgtctatgaccaatatatgtataactgaggttgatgtgatactaagcctagctaaactcaaaataaataaatggcaggggcctgatggcatcttacctatagttttaaaagagatgagggatattattagccaacctttaactttactattccagaaatcgttatctgcgggtgtggtaccatcagattggaagcatgctaatataacacccatattcaaaaaagggtatagaagtaatccagcaaactataggccaatcagtttaactagcattactggaaaaataatggaagctataattcaagtgaaaatggtagattacctagatgcaaataacattataaaaggatagccaacatggatttaggagaggtagatcctgcttaacgaatctacttgagttctttgaggaagctacaagtgaaattgatcacaaaaaggcctatgatgtgatttacttagatttccagaaggcctttgatgttgtcccccacaaacggctcttgctaaagcttaaagctgcagggattttaggaactatggcagtttggatcaaaaactggctgacaggaagcagcgagtagttattagaggcacaatgtcacagtgggcctccgttcatagtggggtaccgcagggttcaattttaggaccactattgttcctaatttacattaatgatattgacacaaatacatacagtaaattggttaaatttgcagacgacaccaaggtgggtggtgtagcagatactgatctagcagcagagaggcttcaaagggatctggatttaattagcgaatgggctgatacttggcagatgaaatttaacacagataaatgtaaggtaatccatgcagggagcagaaatataaagtacagatattttatgggttccactgaaataaaggtagctgattacgagaaagatctaggtatgcattttgatgcttccatgtcccactctcgccagtgtggggaagcaataaaaaaggccaatagaatgttgggttatatctctaggtgtgtggagtttaagtcaagggaggtgatgttacatttatataattccttggtaagaccccacctagaatactgtgtgcaggtttggtcaccatacctcaagaaggacattgctgctttagaaacgGTGCAACGatgagctacgagaatgattcctggtcttagaggaatgtcttatgaggagaggttagcagaACTGAATCGGTTTAGCCtggagcaaaggagactaaggggggacatgattcaggtctataagattaacgggtctggatgctgttcagccaaattactatttcaatattagtctaaatactagaactcgtggccataagtggaaattagcgggagaacattttaaaacaaatttgaggaagcacttctttacacagcgtgtagttagagtatggaatagtcttcctgctagtgtagtggaagctaaaaccatgggttcctttaaatcagagctagataagattttaacaactctgagctattagttaagttctccccaaacgagcttgatgggccgaatggcctcctctcgtttgtaaatttcttatgttcttaaaaagGAAGGATTGCCTCCTTTTAATAATGGGAGGACAAATGCTGACTTCCAGGAGCTAGAGATTACCCCACTGCATAAACTAAGATTAAAAATAGAGGCAATAGAACCAGCAATCAAATCTGCAGCCGTCTTTAAAAAGTAAGGTTCAATCTGGTCTGGCCCAGCAGATGTTTTGCAATCTAAATTTAACAAAGCTTTGTGGACCTGAGCAGATGAGACGGAGGAGAAATTAATGGTCACAAGACTATTGGAGTTGGTGCCTAGACAATCCCCACAAGTTCAGTGAGACTAGACCGAGTATTTATACCAGTATCAATGAAGTGCTTATTAAAGGCATCTATGTTTTGTTTACTCTTTACATCACCGTGACAATGGACCGCAGATTTGATATCACGGAGAGGCTCACGGCTCTGCAgaggattttggatggcggagaccagcatggacataggaggagctgcgaaattacagcttctcgcctgaaaacccaaacaaccccattctatctgcttttggctcccccctaatcagcacggcccttggccaaggcctctgctgagctcaacaactccccctgaagaacaaggcagtgagactctcttgcattcctctcccccaaccacaaggacaccctacccccatcccacgccttcgctgcttcatacccccagcatGAACGAGCGGGTCCTTGTACCTTGTACGTTTGGCTGCAGGAAcggacggctgtttgtctatgctggactacctccacctccccattcccctcccctgttgtgagatgtggtgactatgttcTTATTGccgaggtgtttttttttctgttcctatattgtactccctactagagtacagtctggggctgtttttttttttattcacctccactctcctcacgtaatcttgtttctctgagcTTTCCTATAgtcctgtcttcctgacctgtctacccccctataatgtttgtgtatgtatggtcgggttgatggcctgcttttcgctggtacttgtgactagtgacatggtgaattgcaacagcaataaaggaaATCAATCAATATCATTTTGATTGATAGACACTCAGGAAGAGTAGGAGGCGCCATGACTCCTGCCGTTGATTTAATCAATTTCCAAAAATTTTTAGGatcatttaaatgattaatcTATTAGGTGAAGGTAGTATTcgctttttgtattttttatcacTGTAGTGCATTTGTTTCTCAGCGCTCGGTAATCGGCCCAGAGTTTGGCCTCATTACTCATTAGCAGTGTCTCTTTCCCTGATAGCAGCTGCAATAGTATTATTCAACCATGGGTTCCCTTTACCACTGACTCTAAACTCTCataggtgcatgcttattaatTATGATCagaaaagtgtttttaaaaaaaaagttccatGCACATTCTACATCCACAATTTCATTAACAAggtttaaatcactatgaaataCATCATGCAGGAAAGCCTGCCCATCGAAGCGTTTGcaattacttttaaaaataaaacgtaACTTGGTTTTGCGGAGTTTACAActtggcagtttatcataaacATTATGCAGGGGCATTTCCAACTACTGGAAAGGTCAGGGGCCAAGTCAAGtgtggcatttttttttgtagaattgGGGCTAAAATACTTGGGCCTAGGCTTAAAATATTCAGGGCTAGCCCCTATTGatcaggtagctagccagaagcagactAGTTACCACAAAGCAAAGTAGGCCTATGGCTATCAAAGTAAAaggttaaaagaagaaaaaaaaaaaaaaaagtataaagaCCCAAAAACTAACACTGTAAGCAGACTACCTGAttacataagcaaattatttaaacagtatgtatacaggaatgattctgtcccaagctttttgatccatatgaGCGCTGTCCACCATATCAATTTGTCTGACCACAATAAACACTTCCACTGTGTAATGGTCCATCCCAGCTGCCTCAGAGTTCAGAAAAGTTGATGATACTTGTGGATGTGGTTAGCACAACTTCCTTTTGGTACAGTAAAGGGAAGCTGGCCCTTGTGGATGTAATTACATATTGTAGTGCTTGACAAAGCTTTCCTCAGAGAAATTGCAAGTGAATGATGGTTCTTGATGCAATACTATGTGAGGGATCAAAGATCACAGTAATTTAGCTTAGGCTCGCACCCTGGCCCTTTGCACACTGGAATTCCTCTGTATTCCTTAAATCTCTTAATTATTTTATGCATCATAGAAGGATCAGCACCTAAATCCCTTCCTATCAGTCTTTAAGGAACATTGATCTTAAACATGTCAGGGACTTTTCTCACATACTTGTTTAACAAGCTAACGATCCTCTGCCCATTTTGGCTCTTAAAGAACTAGGTCTTACCTGAATGCTGCTTTTGTAGCAAACCATGATTACAAACACCTGTTGACATGACCTGTTTCAAATCACctcattatttaattattttacctCATCACTAGCCCTAAACTGCCCCCATACTAACTTTTTTAGGAATGTGTTGCTGGCCTCAAAActattaaataatataaatattttctgttacaATTGTCTGCAATAAAATGCAAGTCaaaaaggaaatttaaaaatcactgaATTCTGAATTTTTTTCTGATTTGTGGTTGTGTGACAAGTGCAATCAATTACATTTTTACCAATTCAAGTATCAAatcttaaatataaaaatgaaaatcatttaAGAGTTCAACATTTCAATCCCAATACATGGCTGTTTCAATATCTAAACAAATCCAAACAACAGATGTAAATATAAACTATCTTTACAAATACAATTACATGCACAGTATGGAAGCTGAAAATATCTGAGCTTCAAAGCGTCAtatctttgtttgttttcttgtttgttgGATCAAAGAGAGAATCTACTCCAGTCCTGAGAATAGCGTCTCTGTTTACATCATTAACAAAACTCTTTATAGTTATTTTATTATCCCTTGAATAATCAGGAATTCACATTTCATCGACTTGCAACTAATTTAATGCATCTCTAACACTCTTCATCAATATACACACTTCTGATTGCTTCCCCTGTTTCAGATAT encodes:
- the LOC140582138 gene encoding uncharacterized protein — its product is MSVIVSQSPPAPTAGPSQQGEWVTTRRHSRKSKQHSHRHHSPIRVSNRFSPLSETPTEPPVESALVIGDSMLRNVRVATPVAVVNCLPGARATDILSNLKVLAKSKRKYSHIVIHVGTNDVRLRQSEITKANFIAVCSLAKKMSASVTCSGPIPARRGDEMYSRLSSLHRWLSEWCPINGVGYIDHWWTFWGRPWLLKRDVGWCRSIKKHSSQS